One segment of Anatilimnocola aggregata DNA contains the following:
- a CDS encoding type II toxin-antitoxin system RelE/ParE family toxin, which translates to MKRHVTLLARARSDADKIFDWIATRSLLGALSWHEAFLAAAATLSEDAQRHPIAPELRELAEEVRELHFRTRYGKRNRILFMIVGNEVRILCIRGPGQSPVTSTDLA; encoded by the coding sequence ATGAAACGTCATGTCACCCTTCTCGCTCGAGCGCGCAGTGACGCAGACAAGATCTTCGACTGGATCGCCACAAGATCTCTGCTCGGTGCCTTGAGTTGGCATGAAGCATTTCTAGCTGCAGCAGCGACGTTAAGCGAAGACGCCCAGCGTCATCCAATTGCCCCCGAACTGCGAGAGCTTGCCGAAGAAGTGCGTGAGCTGCATTTTCGCACGCGATACGGAAAACGCAATCGAATACTGTTCATGATCGTCGGCAATGAAGTCCGCATTCTCTGCATCCGCGGCCCAGGCCAGTCGCCAGTGACAAGTACGGATTTGGCGTGA
- a CDS encoding slipin family protein — translation MFHRIKILSYEMGLVFRDREFVGLLGEGTHWRFDPWSQSRVTIVSRREPWLAHEKLDLIVKSGLLAGQAEVLDVQDQQRALVWIEGRFSQILGAGLYAYWLGQKRVNVEMIDIRQARFEHKDLKVIARTAAAKVLLDICEVQRDRVGVLFIDGRYIETLAPGQYAFWKGAAEARVVEVDMRETAADISGQEIMTADKVTLRVNALVTYRIVDARRAVSAADDARQALYREAQLALRAIIGGRELDAFLAGKDEVAQELSAAIRVRAAELGIEVIAVGIRDVILPGEMKDLMNRVTEAKKAAEANLIARREETAAIRSQANTAKLLADQPTLMRLRELEVLEKIASAGQLKIVLGGDSEKGLANRVVNLL, via the coding sequence ATGTTCCACCGCATCAAAATTCTTAGTTACGAGATGGGTCTCGTCTTCCGCGACCGTGAGTTTGTCGGCTTGCTCGGCGAAGGTACGCACTGGCGGTTTGATCCCTGGAGCCAGTCGCGCGTGACGATCGTTTCGCGCCGAGAACCGTGGCTTGCCCACGAGAAGCTCGACTTGATCGTGAAGTCTGGTCTGCTCGCCGGACAGGCTGAAGTGCTCGATGTGCAGGACCAGCAGCGCGCGCTCGTGTGGATCGAAGGTCGCTTCAGCCAGATTCTGGGTGCGGGCCTGTATGCCTATTGGCTCGGTCAGAAGCGAGTGAACGTCGAGATGATCGATATCCGCCAGGCGCGGTTCGAGCATAAAGACCTGAAGGTCATTGCTCGCACGGCTGCGGCCAAGGTGTTGCTCGACATTTGCGAGGTTCAGCGCGACCGAGTGGGCGTGCTGTTCATCGACGGTCGCTACATCGAAACGCTGGCGCCGGGACAGTACGCATTCTGGAAGGGTGCGGCCGAGGCCCGCGTGGTGGAAGTCGACATGCGCGAAACGGCAGCCGACATCAGCGGTCAGGAAATCATGACGGCTGACAAGGTGACGTTGCGTGTGAACGCGCTAGTGACGTATCGCATTGTCGATGCTCGCCGGGCAGTTAGCGCAGCCGACGACGCGCGGCAGGCGCTGTACCGCGAGGCACAGTTGGCTCTGCGGGCGATCATCGGCGGCCGTGAACTCGACGCGTTCCTCGCGGGCAAGGACGAAGTTGCTCAGGAACTGAGCGCTGCGATCCGCGTTCGCGCGGCGGAACTCGGCATCGAGGTCATCGCAGTCGGTATTCGCGATGTAATCCTGCCGGGCGAAATGAAGGATCTGATGAACCGCGTAACGGAAGCCAAGAAGGCTGCCGAAGCGAACCTGATTGCTCGCCGTGAAGAAACGGCCGCAATCCGCAGCCAGGCCAACACGGCCAAGCTGCTCGCCGATCAGCCGACGCTCATGCGGCTGCGCGAGCTCGAGGTGCTCGAAAAGATCGCCTCGGCTGGCCAGTTGAAGATCGTCCTTGGCGGCGACAGCGAGAAAGGACTCGCGAACCGAGTCGTGAACTTGCTGTAA
- a CDS encoding PSD1 and planctomycete cytochrome C domain-containing protein, which translates to MLKSIPWICFVATVFGLTLSAVNPARSADPPVDFNRDIRPIISNTCYKCHGFDEAKREAGLRLDTHEGAIAKLDSGAAAVVPGKSADSEMLKRLLSTDASERMPPPESGKTVTPEQIELIKRWIDQGAKYQGHWSFVTPVRPALPEVKAKDRVRNPIDNFILARLEKEGVAPSNATDKITLIRRVTFDLTGLPPTIAEIEAFVADQSPQAYEVLVDRLLKSPRYGEHMARYWLDAARYGDTHGLHFDNERSLWPYRDWVIKSFNDNLPYDKFTTWQIAGDLLPQATLDQKVASGFNRCNITTSEGGSIADEVLARYAVDRTETMSTIFLGLTMGCAVCHDHKFDPVSQKEFYQLYAYFNSAADAAMDGNALLPAPIAKVAQPEQLAKLAELEAKTAELKKQMDEMITKIEYTDPTPAGDAAKPLEPAEFVWIDDAAPKGAKLQGDTPWKFVGKDNGVVNSGEKATTRKAVAVSQHYFTEAKPGLIIGEGDKLFAYVYLDPLDPPKTVMLQFNDGAWEHRAFWGEDLIPFGAGDQPGHRRIGDLPAIGEWVRLEVEADRVGLKPGAILNGWAFSQFGGTVHWDTAGIVTRTPQNGQGFESLAAWQAYEKTQKKSTVPKEVQDALKLAEDKRNNGHKKTIRDYFLRNVYSKTKDILAPLQNELNKAEADQKAVDTAIPASLVMADMPKPRDTFILIRGAYDKKGEKVTPGTPAVLPPLPKDAPANRLGLAQWLTDPQHPLVARVTVNRFWQQYFGTGLVKTSEDFGSQGNLPSHPELLDWLSREFIESGWDVKKLQKLIVMSGTYQQSSKITPELLKRDGANELLARGPRFRLDAEVIRDSAVFSAGLLTEKAGGRGVKTYQPEGIWEAISFKGSNTGTYKQDDGDALYRRSIYMFWKRTAPPSALQTLDAPSRESCVVRRTRTNTPLQALLLMNDQQYIEAARKLAERAIKEAGDKPADRLGYIFRIATGRTAAADELAVLSRIFDKHLEVYSADKSAAEKLLGNGAAPRDKELPVEQVAAYTMACNLILNLDETMTKE; encoded by the coding sequence ATGCTCAAATCCATCCCGTGGATTTGTTTCGTTGCGACCGTTTTCGGCTTAACGCTGAGTGCCGTGAACCCGGCCAGGAGTGCCGATCCGCCTGTCGATTTCAACCGCGACATCCGGCCGATCATTTCCAACACTTGCTACAAGTGCCACGGCTTCGACGAGGCCAAGCGCGAGGCAGGCCTGCGACTCGATACGCATGAAGGTGCGATCGCTAAGCTCGACTCCGGTGCCGCGGCCGTTGTGCCGGGCAAATCAGCCGACAGCGAAATGCTGAAACGGCTCCTCTCGACCGATGCCAGCGAGCGAATGCCGCCGCCAGAATCGGGCAAGACGGTAACTCCCGAACAGATTGAATTGATTAAGCGCTGGATCGACCAAGGGGCCAAGTATCAAGGCCACTGGTCGTTCGTTACGCCAGTTCGCCCGGCGTTGCCGGAGGTGAAAGCCAAGGATCGCGTGCGCAACCCGATCGACAACTTCATTCTCGCCCGCTTGGAGAAAGAAGGGGTCGCCCCCTCGAACGCCACGGACAAGATCACCCTCATTCGCCGCGTTACGTTCGACCTGACTGGTTTGCCGCCCACAATTGCCGAAATTGAGGCGTTTGTGGCGGACCAATCACCGCAAGCTTACGAAGTGCTGGTCGATCGTTTGCTCAAGTCGCCTCGCTACGGCGAACACATGGCCCGCTATTGGCTCGACGCTGCCCGCTACGGCGATACGCACGGACTGCACTTCGATAACGAGCGGTCGCTGTGGCCCTATCGCGATTGGGTGATCAAGTCGTTCAACGACAACTTGCCCTACGACAAGTTCACCACCTGGCAAATTGCTGGCGACTTGTTGCCTCAGGCCACACTAGATCAGAAGGTCGCGTCGGGCTTTAACCGCTGCAACATCACCACCAGCGAAGGTGGCTCCATCGCCGACGAAGTGCTGGCCCGTTATGCCGTCGATCGGACCGAAACGATGTCGACCATCTTCCTTGGCCTGACGATGGGCTGTGCCGTTTGCCACGATCACAAGTTTGATCCCGTTTCGCAAAAAGAGTTCTATCAACTCTATGCCTACTTCAACTCCGCTGCCGATGCGGCCATGGACGGCAACGCGCTGTTGCCCGCTCCCATCGCCAAGGTCGCTCAGCCTGAGCAACTCGCCAAACTGGCGGAACTCGAAGCCAAGACTGCCGAGTTGAAGAAGCAGATGGACGAGATGATCACGAAGATCGAATACACCGACCCCACTCCTGCTGGCGATGCGGCGAAACCGCTCGAGCCTGCCGAATTCGTGTGGATCGACGACGCCGCGCCCAAGGGTGCCAAATTGCAGGGGGATACGCCCTGGAAATTCGTTGGCAAAGACAACGGTGTCGTGAACAGCGGCGAAAAGGCCACCACGCGCAAAGCCGTTGCCGTCAGCCAGCATTATTTCACCGAAGCGAAGCCCGGGTTGATCATTGGCGAAGGGGACAAACTGTTCGCCTATGTCTATCTCGACCCGCTCGATCCTCCCAAGACAGTCATGCTGCAGTTCAACGACGGCGCGTGGGAGCATCGTGCATTCTGGGGTGAAGATCTCATCCCGTTCGGAGCTGGCGACCAGCCTGGCCATCGCCGCATTGGTGATCTACCAGCGATTGGCGAATGGGTCCGCCTGGAAGTCGAGGCCGACCGCGTCGGTCTCAAGCCCGGCGCTATTCTTAACGGCTGGGCATTCAGCCAGTTTGGCGGCACGGTCCATTGGGATACTGCGGGCATCGTCACTCGCACGCCGCAAAATGGACAAGGCTTCGAATCGCTCGCAGCCTGGCAGGCGTATGAAAAGACGCAGAAGAAATCGACGGTGCCGAAAGAAGTTCAGGATGCGCTGAAGTTGGCAGAAGACAAACGCAACAACGGGCATAAGAAGACGATTCGTGACTACTTCCTGCGCAACGTCTACTCCAAGACGAAGGACATCCTCGCGCCGCTGCAAAACGAGTTGAACAAGGCTGAAGCCGATCAAAAGGCTGTGGATACAGCAATTCCTGCCTCGCTGGTGATGGCCGATATGCCGAAGCCGCGCGACACGTTCATCCTCATTCGCGGTGCTTATGATAAGAAGGGGGAAAAGGTCACCCCGGGAACTCCCGCGGTTCTTCCTCCGCTACCGAAAGACGCACCCGCCAATCGTTTGGGCCTCGCTCAATGGTTGACCGACCCGCAGCATCCGCTGGTGGCGCGAGTCACCGTCAATCGCTTCTGGCAGCAGTATTTTGGCACGGGCCTGGTCAAGACATCGGAAGACTTCGGTTCGCAAGGGAATCTTCCTTCGCACCCCGAGTTGCTCGACTGGCTATCGCGAGAATTCATCGAAAGTGGCTGGGATGTGAAAAAGCTGCAAAAGCTGATTGTCATGTCGGGCACTTATCAGCAGTCATCGAAGATCACGCCGGAACTCCTCAAGCGTGATGGCGCGAATGAACTGCTGGCCCGCGGACCTCGCTTCCGTCTCGATGCCGAAGTGATTCGCGACTCAGCGGTCTTCTCCGCTGGTCTGCTCACCGAAAAGGCAGGTGGCCGCGGCGTGAAGACTTATCAGCCTGAAGGAATTTGGGAAGCCATTTCGTTCAAAGGGAGCAATACAGGAACGTACAAACAGGATGACGGGGACGCGCTCTATCGCCGGAGCATCTACATGTTCTGGAAGCGGACCGCCCCGCCATCCGCGCTGCAAACGCTCGATGCTCCCTCGCGCGAATCGTGCGTCGTGCGACGCACCCGCACGAATACCCCGCTGCAAGCGCTGCTGCTGATGAACGACCAGCAATACATCGAAGCCGCGCGCAAGCTGGCCGAACGGGCGATCAAAGAAGCTGGCGATAAGCCTGCTGACCGCCTTGGCTACATCTTCCGCATCGCGACCGGTCGCACTGCAGCCGCAGACGAACTAGCAGTGCTCTCGCGCATCTTCGACAAGCACTTGGAAGTCTACTCAGCCGACAAATCGGCTGCAGAAAAGCTACTCGGCAACGGCGCTGCCCCACGCGACAAAGAACTTCCTGTGGAGCAAGTCGCTGCCTACACCATGGCCTGCAACTTAATCCTGAACCTCGACGAAACGATGACGAAAGAATAA
- a CDS encoding Kelch repeat-containing protein, protein MKIFSDLKAYRLLVTSVCLASCFLLAVDVQAATPHANDPDISRQLKELKPGESLLLPKVKHMADGKPIDGTGRNGPYSRDYTNKMVYAPERQTALYAGGNHGAGRMNDVWEYHLGSNTWHRLHIADGGDHARFKFALMFYPRMILKNPNPELNDKQQAEIATCQPWWNENVVLRDGNFVMRNTGAPLLVGHTWDTLMYDPINKRLVHGTGAHCANLPWLEHRFRGTPLAEVEAAHGKRADGTPWRRPWTFDPATGKWSPYAHSSPIPELDGMAGSLLYIPDRQQAVWYYAAQNTPGAPHVMALWDLKNDTWTDLKPNDGVSLGKLSTQLKVAPISEQQMVYYPPRQQIIAVLGQSTFGYDFASNAWSKLNDSVPFDAHDAKTVFVYDEQAQVCLLCAPNKNQVAAFDPHKNEWRGIEPDGPGIPKPAYNVGKGYYDPTHRVFVVHAANMDRIWVYRHPRAA, encoded by the coding sequence ATGAAGATCTTTAGCGATCTTAAGGCTTACCGCCTCTTAGTCACAAGTGTTTGCCTGGCAAGTTGCTTCCTGTTGGCAGTCGACGTGCAGGCAGCAACGCCGCATGCGAACGACCCCGATATTTCGCGTCAACTGAAGGAACTAAAGCCCGGTGAATCGCTGCTTCTTCCGAAGGTCAAACACATGGCCGACGGCAAACCGATCGACGGCACGGGGCGGAACGGTCCGTACTCGCGCGACTACACGAACAAAATGGTTTACGCTCCCGAGCGGCAAACCGCGTTGTATGCCGGCGGCAATCACGGTGCGGGAAGAATGAACGACGTCTGGGAATATCACCTCGGCAGCAACACCTGGCATCGTCTGCACATTGCCGATGGCGGGGACCATGCCCGGTTCAAGTTCGCGCTGATGTTTTATCCGCGGATGATTCTAAAAAACCCCAATCCCGAACTGAACGACAAGCAGCAGGCGGAGATAGCAACCTGTCAGCCCTGGTGGAATGAGAACGTCGTGCTGCGGGACGGTAACTTCGTCATGCGCAATACCGGCGCGCCGCTCCTTGTCGGCCATACCTGGGACACACTCATGTATGACCCAATCAACAAGCGGCTTGTGCATGGGACCGGAGCACACTGCGCGAATCTTCCTTGGCTCGAACATCGCTTTCGTGGCACACCCCTGGCGGAGGTCGAAGCGGCCCATGGCAAGCGAGCCGATGGCACTCCGTGGCGACGTCCGTGGACGTTTGATCCAGCCACCGGCAAATGGAGCCCCTACGCGCACTCCAGCCCGATTCCAGAACTGGATGGGATGGCTGGGTCGCTGCTTTACATTCCCGATCGGCAGCAAGCCGTTTGGTACTACGCCGCTCAGAACACACCAGGCGCGCCGCACGTCATGGCACTGTGGGATCTGAAAAACGATACTTGGACTGACCTCAAACCCAACGACGGAGTCTCACTCGGCAAACTGAGCACGCAGTTGAAGGTTGCCCCGATCAGCGAGCAGCAAATGGTGTATTACCCGCCGCGACAGCAGATAATTGCCGTGCTTGGCCAGTCGACATTCGGATACGACTTCGCCAGCAATGCCTGGTCGAAACTGAATGACTCCGTTCCGTTCGATGCCCATGATGCAAAAACGGTGTTTGTTTACGACGAGCAGGCCCAAGTTTGCCTGCTCTGTGCTCCCAACAAGAATCAGGTAGCAGCTTTCGATCCCCACAAGAACGAATGGCGCGGCATAGAGCCCGACGGTCCTGGCATCCCCAAACCGGCCTATAACGTGGGAAAGGGTTATTACGATCCAACGCACCGGGTGTTCGTCGTCCACGCAGCAAACATGGACCGTATCTGGGTTTATCGTCATCCGCGCGCGGCATAG
- a CDS encoding nucleotidyltransferase family protein yields the protein MVRAVEKVRERLLRATAALNSHQIPYAVVEGNAVAAWVSRVDEAAVRNTQDVDILIRREDLPRAEAALATAGFYYRHAAGIDMFLDGENAKARDAVHVVFATERIRPEYYLDSPDVSENDTSGAYSVLKLESLVKMKLNSFRDKDRTHLRDFIEVGLIDQPWVNRVPSELAPRLQQLLDTPHG from the coding sequence ATGGTGCGTGCTGTGGAAAAAGTACGTGAAAGGTTGCTGCGCGCGACGGCAGCTTTGAATTCTCATCAAATACCCTACGCCGTCGTTGAGGGGAATGCAGTGGCCGCTTGGGTTTCACGTGTCGATGAAGCGGCCGTGAGAAATACACAAGATGTTGACATTCTGATTCGTCGCGAAGACTTGCCAAGAGCGGAGGCGGCGCTCGCGACCGCAGGATTCTATTACAGGCATGCTGCCGGCATCGACATGTTTTTAGATGGCGAGAATGCCAAAGCCCGCGATGCAGTTCACGTCGTGTTTGCAACCGAACGAATTCGTCCTGAGTACTATTTGGACTCGCCAGATGTGAGCGAGAACGACACAAGTGGCGCCTACTCAGTGCTAAAGCTGGAATCGTTGGTCAAGATGAAGTTGAATTCCTTTCGCGATAAAGATCGGACCCACTTACGAGATTTCATCGAAGTCGGGCTCATCGATCAACCTTGGGTCAATCGAGTTCCTTCTGAACTCGCGCCCCGTTTGCAACAATTGCTTGATACACCTCACGGTTAA
- a CDS encoding DUF1501 domain-containing protein yields the protein MSPFEQHALQETRRYFFGRMAAGVGTAALASVMTPQLFAADASKATDPMDSLGELKKLHHAPKAKRVIWLFMADGPSQLDLWDPKPKLSEYFDKDLPESVRNGQRITTMTSGQSRFPCAPSMFKFAQHGKHGAWVSELLPNLASVVDDMAIIKTMNTEAINHDPAITYIQTGSQIPGRPSMGAWASYGIGSVNEDLPAYVVLHSRIAAGSQTQALFSRLWGSGFLQTKHAGVALRSSGDPVLYLSNPPGVSADTRRTMLDGLAELNQKKQAQVGDPEIASRIAQYEMAFRMQSSVPELADISKESADTLAMYGDEVKTPGTFAYNCLLARRLAERGVRFTQVFLRGWDHHGNLPKQIPNLSKAMDQPAAALIKDLKQRGMLDDTLVVWGGEFGRTVYSQGTLTKENYGRDHHPRCFTMWLAGGGTKPGIVHGETDDFSYNVTEKPVHIHDLNATILHCLGINHERLTYRFQGRDFRLTDVEGHVVKEILA from the coding sequence ATGTCCCCTTTCGAACAACACGCCCTGCAAGAAACTCGCCGCTACTTCTTCGGACGCATGGCTGCCGGAGTCGGCACCGCTGCCCTGGCGTCGGTCATGACCCCGCAACTCTTTGCGGCCGATGCCTCGAAGGCGACCGACCCGATGGACAGCTTGGGGGAACTGAAAAAGCTCCATCATGCGCCCAAGGCCAAGCGGGTAATCTGGTTATTCATGGCCGACGGCCCTTCGCAACTCGACTTATGGGATCCCAAGCCCAAGCTGTCGGAATACTTCGATAAGGATCTGCCCGAGAGCGTGCGGAATGGCCAACGCATCACCACCATGACCAGCGGCCAATCGCGGTTTCCCTGCGCGCCTTCGATGTTCAAGTTCGCGCAGCATGGCAAGCACGGCGCCTGGGTCAGCGAACTGCTGCCGAACCTGGCCAGCGTGGTTGACGACATGGCCATCATCAAAACGATGAACACCGAGGCCATCAATCACGACCCAGCCATCACCTACATTCAAACGGGCAGCCAGATCCCCGGCCGTCCCAGCATGGGCGCGTGGGCCAGCTATGGCATCGGCAGCGTCAACGAAGACCTGCCCGCTTACGTGGTGCTGCATTCCCGCATCGCGGCCGGCTCGCAGACGCAGGCTCTCTTCTCGCGCTTGTGGGGTTCGGGCTTTTTGCAAACGAAGCATGCCGGCGTCGCACTCCGCAGCAGCGGCGACCCAGTGCTGTATCTGTCGAATCCGCCCGGCGTCTCGGCCGATACGCGGCGCACGATGCTCGATGGCCTCGCGGAACTGAATCAGAAAAAGCAGGCGCAGGTCGGCGATCCCGAAATCGCCAGCCGAATTGCCCAGTACGAAATGGCGTTCCGCATGCAGTCGAGTGTGCCGGAACTAGCCGATATCTCGAAGGAATCGGCCGACACACTGGCCATGTATGGCGACGAAGTGAAGACCCCAGGAACTTTTGCCTACAACTGCTTGCTCGCCCGCCGTCTCGCCGAGCGCGGTGTCCGCTTCACGCAGGTCTTCCTCCGCGGCTGGGACCACCACGGCAACTTGCCCAAGCAAATTCCCAACTTGTCGAAAGCCATGGACCAACCTGCTGCCGCTCTCATCAAAGACCTCAAGCAGCGCGGCATGCTCGACGACACGCTCGTCGTCTGGGGCGGCGAATTCGGCCGCACGGTCTACAGTCAGGGCACCCTCACCAAGGAAAACTACGGCCGCGACCATCATCCCCGCTGCTTCACCATGTGGCTCGCTGGCGGTGGCACCAAGCCGGGCATCGTCCACGGCGAAACCGACGACTTCAGCTATAACGTCACCGAGAAGCCAGTCCACATTCACGACCTGAACGCCACCATCCTCCATTGCCTCGGCATCAACCACGAACGGCTCACCTACCGCTTTCAAGGCCGCGACTTCCGCCTCACCGACGTCGAAGGCCACGTCGTGAAGGAGATTTTGGCGTAG